In Arctopsyche grandis isolate Sample6627 chromosome 13, ASM5162203v2, whole genome shotgun sequence, one DNA window encodes the following:
- the LOC143921693 gene encoding leucine-rich repeat-containing protein 74A-like encodes MNIKKVIPKRAFGYFDENYDGICLKYIPVLNSDILLHPYYKFPPVKDPEIIKPAVEQSEEEFYRSVCSKLKVNTINLFIDQLPSDEINLKYYGLNSKHIETICRTLMRNNNIKKLDLSYNFLSEASCISLAALLASNQTIECLNLTNCRIQCEGAKQLAEGLKSNTTLRILFLSCNFIKDDGLKAIFSPEITAPLEKCILKRNDLHVPSELISYLSQSYVTLKEIDLSWNVIDVTNGIRPLLRNLKSNESVEVLNLSWNALEKVAIAFKFFFQVNETLRYLDLSYNSVVPDEI; translated from the exons atgaatattaaaaaggtTATTCCGAAGCGAGCATTCGggtattttgatgaaaattatgatggaatatgtttaaaatacatCCCAGTCTTGAATAGTGACATATTATTACATCCCTATTACAAATTTCCTCCTGTAAAAGATCCTGAAATTATAA AACCAGCCGTCGAACAGTCCGAAGAAGAGTTTTATAGAAGTGTCTGCTCTAAATTGAAAGTAAATACAATTAATCTATTCATAGATCAATTACCAAGTGATGAAATCAATTTGAAG tacTACGGACTGAATTCCAAGCATATAGAAACAATATGTCGCACGTTAATGAggaataataatatcaaaaagtTGGACCTTTCATACAATTTCTTGTCAGAAGCGTCTTGTATTAGCCTTGCAGCTCTTTTGGCTAGCAATCAAACTATTGAATGCCTAAATTTAACTAATTGCAG AATACAATGCGAAGGCGCAAAACAACTAGCCGAAGGCCTCAAGTCGAATACAACATTGAGAATACTGTTTTTATCATGTAATTTTATAAAAGATGATGGGCTAAAAGCTATTTTTTCTCCGGAAATAACTGCACCTTTAGAAAA GTGTATTCTGAAGCGAAATGATCTGCACGTGCCGTCGGAGTTGATATCTTATTTGTCACAAAGCTATGTGACTTTGAAAGAAATTGATTTGTCTTGGAACGTCATCGATGTTACAAATG GAATTCGACCTTTGCTTAGGAACTTGAAAAGTAATGAATCAGTGGAAGTATTGAATTTATCTTGGAATGCATTAGAAAAAGTTGCAATTGCGTTCAAATTCTTTTTTCAAGTAAATGAAACGTTGCGATATTTGGACCTCAGCTATAAcag tgttgtacccgatgaaatataa